TTTTTAAACCAGTACATTCCTATTGGTAATATTATTATTGTCATTATAATCAATATTATTATATCCTCTTTTATTTGGTATAAATTATATCCATTTATTAATGTTTTTCTCAACCCATCCATTGCATATGTTGTTGGTAATATATAAGATATACCTCTTAACCATTTTGGTAATATTTCTACTGGATAATATATTCCAGAAAACATTCCTGTTAAGAATGAATATACCCAGCTTACTGGATCACCTTTTTTGGTTATTACAATAAATCCTGCACTTAATAATCCTATTCCACTTAAACTTATCATTGTTATTATTAATAATATTATTGAAGATATTATATTCATTTT
The genomic region above belongs to Marinitoga litoralis and contains:
- a CDS encoding ABC transporter permease; the protein is KMNIISSIILLIITMISLSGIGLLSAGFIVITKKGDPVSWVYSFLTGMFSGIYYPVEILPKWLRGISYILPTTYAMDGLRKTLINGYNLYQIKEDIIILIIMTIIILPIGMYWFKNSFDKARKYGTISQY